A window from Podospora bellae-mahoneyi strain CBS 112042 chromosome 1 map unlocalized CBS112042p_1, whole genome shotgun sequence encodes these proteins:
- a CDS encoding uncharacterized protein (EggNog:ENOG503P7UZ; COG:S) has translation MAGRPSNRGPGGGQPPVPPAAQRQNEYFVPRDGIDREVITSDICRYLGNDALVRPGTYESPDGRVTQGYFITAYRNLTSAMIHDLKADSARWEQERRAASRSSGGGAGGAREQTRGQSDYSAWKNRQREQEYEASYGATAMDIDYQPAPPPPKNPGYGGQPYPGPPPPAGYPQGAYPPQVHPAAAPQYQTQPYGGYPPNVPPTQYSPGPQGGDRYAGMVPPPPIQGQFAQDAAFIHGSNYQTAPGYANAPRMPAMPLAPSSAPPSRAFSTPTSGPPFGSEADPYGYPPPAGIPASQAFPADPLYGRGSPAGTAQRQGYPAAPDQPPYEDHNSPVLPNTTIPPTSSTPTSAGPSSGRRDRDSEPRDRERDHREHRARRSETERDDRHGDRNRHHRR, from the exons ATGGCGGGGAGACCAAGCAACAGAGGACCCGGCGGCGGCCAGCCACCAGTCCCGCCAGCAGCCCAGCGTCAAAACGAATACTTTGTGCCCCGTGATGGCATCGATCGCGAGGTTATCACATCAGACATCTGCAGATACCTGGGAAACGATGCGTTGGTGCGCCCTGGCACCTACGAG TCCCCAGATGGACGTGTCACCCAAGGTTATTTCATCACGGCATACCGAAATTTGACGTCG GCCATGATTCACGATCTCAAGGCCGACTCCGCTCGGTGGGAGCAGGAACGGCGCGCAGCGTCCAGGTCTtcgggcggcggcgctggAG GCGCTCGCGAGCAGACCCGCGGGCAATCTGACTACAGCGCGTGGAAGAACCGCCAACGGGAACAGGAGTACGAAGCCTCGTACGGCGCCACTGCCATGGATATTGACTACCAGCCggctcctccgccgcccaagAACCCGGGCTACGGTGGCCAGCCGTACCCCggacctccccctcctgccgGATACCCCCAGGGTGCTTACCCACCACAGGTTCATCCCGCTGCCGCTCCCCAGTATCAAACTCAGCCCTACGGAGGATATCCGCCCAATGTTCCGCCAACTCAGTATTCCCCCGGACCTCAGGGAGGTGACAGATACGCCGGGAtggttcctcctccgccgatCCAAGGACAATTCGCCCAGGATGCTGCCTTCATCCACGGATCCAACTACCAGACTGCCCCTGGATATGCCAATGCACCGAGGATGCCGGCTATGCCATTGGCCCCTTCATCCGCCCCCCCTTCGAGGGCTTTCAGCACGCCAACATCAGGTCCTCCGTTTGGCTCGGAAGCAGACCCATATGGCTACCCGCCTCCTGCTGGGATTCCGGCCAGCCAGGCCTTCCCAGCCGACCCTCTTTATGGCCGCG GTTCCCCTGCAGGTACAGCGCAACGGCAAGGCTACCCGGCCGCCCCGGACCAGCCGCCATATGAGGATCACAACAGCCCGGTActtcccaacaccaccattccTCCAACCAGCTCGACACCCACGAGTGCCGGACCGTCCAGTGGCAGACGCGACCGCGATTCAGAACCGAGAGACCGAGAGCGTGATCATCGAGAGCACAGAGCTCGCCGTTCCGAGACCGAACGCGATGACAGGCACGGAGACCGGAACAGGCATCACCGTCGCTAA